A single region of the Pseudalkalibacillus berkeleyi genome encodes:
- a CDS encoding nodulation protein NfeD: MKNMFKMMKVTFYMLLILVPILVVQINPSNAAEGKGVVYFAPVEDAVERGLEKFLERSIQEAEEQGADYLVLEINTPGGLVQAANNIAKIMRESEVPIIAYVTKHALSAGAYIALNADQIVMKPSTTMGAAAVIDSQGNTAGKKAESAWLADMRASAELHNRDPKYALAMADEDIVLEDLGVKKGELLTLDAAQAKKVGYAEAIVNSRNDLLSYLEIPDAEIRDVEVSFAETIARYVTHPVVVPILLSIGSIGLVLELYSPGFGIPGMLGLGSLLLFFFGHMIAGLAGWESLILFILGIGLIIAEVFVPGGILGVGGILAVLIGIVLAGGSLGNILLSILIAMVATIVVSIVFLKYFGYNGPLKKIILFDSTTSEKGYISSVTKSELIGLTGTTMTPLRPSGTAVIDDERYDVVTEGNYIGQNRPIKIVKTEGSRIVVREINEVEN, encoded by the coding sequence ATGAAAAACATGTTTAAAATGATGAAAGTTACTTTCTATATGCTATTAATACTAGTTCCTATATTAGTTGTACAGATTAATCCTTCGAATGCAGCCGAAGGAAAAGGTGTGGTATACTTTGCACCTGTCGAAGATGCCGTAGAAAGAGGCTTAGAGAAATTTCTGGAGCGTTCCATTCAAGAGGCAGAAGAACAAGGAGCAGATTATTTAGTGCTTGAAATCAATACACCAGGTGGGCTAGTGCAAGCTGCCAATAATATTGCTAAAATCATGAGAGAGTCAGAAGTGCCGATTATTGCTTACGTGACAAAGCATGCCTTATCAGCGGGTGCATATATCGCATTGAATGCTGACCAAATCGTCATGAAGCCTTCAACAACAATGGGGGCTGCGGCAGTTATTGATTCTCAAGGGAACACAGCTGGAAAAAAAGCTGAATCAGCTTGGTTAGCTGATATGAGAGCCTCGGCTGAATTACATAACCGAGACCCGAAGTATGCCTTGGCAATGGCAGATGAGGATATTGTACTTGAAGACTTAGGCGTCAAGAAAGGCGAACTCTTAACACTTGATGCTGCTCAGGCGAAGAAAGTTGGGTATGCGGAGGCTATTGTCAACAGTCGCAACGACTTACTCAGTTATTTAGAAATTCCTGATGCTGAAATTAGAGATGTCGAAGTATCATTTGCAGAAACGATTGCAAGATATGTGACGCATCCAGTGGTCGTTCCGATCCTACTTTCAATCGGGAGTATCGGTCTAGTTCTAGAACTTTATTCACCAGGTTTCGGAATTCCAGGGATGTTAGGATTAGGATCATTGCTACTCTTTTTCTTCGGTCATATGATTGCCGGTCTAGCAGGTTGGGAATCCTTAATATTATTCATACTAGGTATAGGGCTTATTATCGCTGAAGTCTTTGTACCTGGTGGAATACTAGGAGTTGGAGGTATCCTAGCCGTATTAATTGGTATTGTACTGGCTGGAGGATCCCTCGGTAATATTCTGTTATCGATCTTAATTGCAATGGTTGCGACCATCGTCGTTTCGATAGTCTTCTTAAAATATTTTGGATACAATGGTCCGCTCAAGAAAATCATCTTGTTCGATTCAACAACCAGCGAAAAGGGATATATTTCGAGTGTGACGAAAAGTGAGCTGATTGGATTAACTGGAACAACAATGACACCACTTCGTCCCTCAGGAACTGCGGTAATCGATGATGAAAGGTACGATGTTGTCACCGAAGGGAATTACATCGGGCAAAATCGTCCCATAAAAATCGTCAAAACAGAAGGTTCTCGTATCGTCGTTAGAGAAATTAATGAAGTAGAAAACTAA
- a CDS encoding GatB/YqeY domain-containing protein encodes MSLLDRLNEDMKQAMRNKDKQRLTVIRMVKASLQNESIKLGHELNEEEELTVLSREVKQRKDSLQEFEKAGRDDLVENLRKEIEVLGEYLPQQLSEEEVDQLVKETIEQVGATSKQDMGKVMGAIMPKVKGKADGGLVNRLVQQNLS; translated from the coding sequence TTGAGTCTTCTTGACCGTTTGAATGAAGATATGAAACAAGCAATGAGAAACAAAGACAAGCAAAGATTAACGGTCATACGTATGGTGAAGGCCTCTCTTCAGAACGAGTCGATTAAGCTAGGACACGAGTTGAACGAAGAAGAGGAATTAACGGTTCTTTCACGTGAAGTTAAACAGCGGAAAGACTCCCTCCAGGAATTCGAGAAAGCTGGTCGTGATGATCTAGTCGAAAACTTACGTAAAGAGATTGAAGTACTCGGTGAGTATCTTCCCCAACAACTATCTGAAGAAGAAGTCGATCAACTCGTTAAAGAAACAATTGAACAAGTTGGTGCAACTTCCAAACAAGATATGGGTAAAGTCATGGGAGCCATCATGCCTAAAGTAAAAGGTAAAGCTGATGGTGGTCTTGTGAACCGTCTAGTTCAACAGAACTTATCGTAA
- the rpsU gene encoding 30S ribosomal protein S21, giving the protein MSIRTSVRKNESIEDALRRFKRNVSKEGTLAEVKKRKHYEKPSVKRKKKSEAARKRKF; this is encoded by the coding sequence ATGTCTATTAGAACAAGTGTTCGTAAGAACGAATCTATAGAAGATGCACTTCGTCGTTTTAAGCGCAACGTTTCTAAAGAGGGAACATTGGCTGAGGTTAAAAAGCGTAAGCATTACGAAAAGCCTAGCGTTAAGCGTAAGAAGAAGTCCGAAGCTGCTCGTAAGCGTAAGTTTTAA